A window of Castanea sativa cultivar Marrone di Chiusa Pesio chromosome 1, ASM4071231v1 contains these coding sequences:
- the LOC142640395 gene encoding transcription factor bHLH96 yields MALEAVVYPQDPFSFACKDFYSWNYDLALQEEDKALLGIHSLEQSLHANFDYSSSPSVMQNAHKEYYDPNSSSPEACTDHTIDQYSFPGEVQLYPLPSKEAFATTTTGRRKRKRTKCSKNKEEIENQRMTHIAVERNRRKQMNEYLSVLRSLMPPSYVQRGDQASIIGGAINFVKELEQLLQSMEVHKRTKQEPDTNGFSSSSSSSSSSSSPFAQFFTFPQYSTRATQCNDSAATATANESMAQQQQQNQRAAADIEVTMVETHANLKILSKKQPRQLLKMVAGLQSLRLTILHLNVTTFDQMVLYSVSVKVEEGCQLISVDEIATAVNQMLRIIQEESAFS; encoded by the exons ATGGCATTAGAAGCTGTGGTTTATCCACAAGATCCATTTAGTTTTGCTTGCAAAGACTTTTACTCTTGGAACTATGACCTTGCTTTACAAGAAGAAGATAAAGCCCTTCTTGGAATCCATAGCTTAGAGCAAAGTCTCCATGCAAACTTTGATTATTCCTCATCTCCTTCAGTGATGCAAAATGCTCATAAAGAGTACTATGACCCAAATTCCTCTTCTCCTGAGGCTTGCACAGATCATACTATAGATCAATATTCTTTCCCCGGTGAAGTACAACTTTACCCTCTTCCTTCAAAGGAAGCTTTTGCAACAACAACGACAGGTCGTAGAAAGCGAAAACGCACCAAGTGTAGCAAAAACAAGGAGGAGAttgagaatcaaaggatgaccCACATTGCTGTTGAGCGCAATCGTCGTAAACAGATGAATGAGTACCTCTCTGTGCTCAGGTCTTTGATGCCACCTTCTTATGTTCAAAGG GGTGACCAAGCGTCTATAATAGGAGGAGCAATCAATTTTGTGAAGGAGCTAGAGCAATTGTTGCAGTCCATGGAGGTTCATAAAAGGACAAAGCAAGAACCAGACACTAatgggttttcttcttcttcttcctcttcttcttcttcttcttcaccattTGCTCAGTTCTTCACCTTCCCTCAGTACTCAACACGCGCAACTCAGTGCAACGACTCAGCTGCCACTGCCACAGCAAACGAATCCATGGCCCAGCAGCAGCAACAGAATCAACGGGCTGCGGCAGACATAGAAGTCACCATGGTGGAGACCCATGCCAACCTCAAGATACTCTCAAAGAAACAGCCTAGACAGCTCTTGAAAATGGTGGCTGGGCTTCAAAGTCTGAGACTCACTATTCTCCACCTTAACGTTACCACTTTTGATCAAATGGTCCTCTATTCCGTTAGCGTTAAG GTTGAGGAAGGGTGCCAGCTGATTTCAGTGGATGAAATAGCAACAGCAGTTAATCAAATGCTAAGAATAATTCAAGAAGAGTCTGCTTTCAGCtga